A genomic region of Friedmanniella luteola contains the following coding sequences:
- a CDS encoding FtsX-like permease family protein, protein MLGPLLVRAVHQSTLTDALEAGGLGGTSISVSGQAAADEPWSQVEDLAVAAVAAGQEAAPQHWSDPQVLTSSTSITYVTAAPGAAPTAALVSALDGACGAYRLTAGRCPTTTGQAMVSAADATRLAIVVGGKITFSLARAPRTVVTVVGLYDAEASTTADLTRPGTPAGVATGVEADPLVLTAPQAEKLPLAVDITVRMTLRPGLAVGDVPVVQSSVEQLKTATNAQDRVLEVQSELPDVLDRVDTQASAAQVLILVTDVQAVFLALFALAIVLQRIGRVRAGEWSVGRLRGVPRGRWLRSIFTEPFLAILVGLPLGFAAGAAVGRLGARLVLRAGTPVEPWRWPVVVAALGTAVIAVAALVAVSLPSIRRPLAQLVQQESEARRLTTAGAVVQTGVHLLAAATLYQLVTGGRLSTTGPQLGLLAPGLFALAVALASVRLAVVVVRRVTTRPPRGLAALVVGRHAARTPSSLNPAMVIAVGVALAVFASQVLAFSERNQGLRADAVTGASAVLGVSVAPDVDLLAAVRAADPDGRQAMAVQQSTVVASNGTARILAVDSSRLAAVSRWSTAWSGVADLGAALRADQRAPILLRGERVEVDLAQVQVRLLPGTASAADPPSPPDLALTVEAAGRWRTVKLGPLRRSASRQHLTAALPCATSCRVVSLGLAAAAGTPYRATFTVTAVATDALPAADSAGWLQLRQGWHAQTVDDTQPEPTSMATPAPSTRGLTLGAFDLEGESLTAVAPGDTVDPLPAVLGPTTSDTPVPGRPGSINGLGLDGQDQRLAVVGTAAVLPRWLDDGVLVDLGVARNLSDPSRSQMLDQVWLAPGATPELEQRLAANGVRVQSRELLGSARSALERQATTRGAAVAVVISAVALLLSLVALVAARWTDAGRRRADWRALREGGVGPRRLRRLARTEIAVPALLAVAVGLLSGAVAARIAGPRLPVVDAAAPGPPLDLQLDWWPVLLLGAGAVLVIGVVAEIGARAEVRAEEGP, encoded by the coding sequence ATGCTCGGTCCCCTGCTGGTGAGAGCCGTCCACCAGTCGACGCTCACCGACGCGCTCGAGGCAGGCGGGCTCGGCGGCACGTCGATCTCGGTCTCCGGCCAGGCCGCTGCTGACGAGCCGTGGTCCCAGGTCGAGGACCTAGCGGTCGCCGCGGTGGCCGCGGGTCAGGAGGCCGCCCCCCAGCACTGGTCGGACCCGCAGGTGCTGACCAGCTCGACGTCGATCACCTACGTCACCGCGGCCCCGGGCGCGGCCCCCACCGCCGCCCTGGTCAGCGCCCTCGACGGCGCCTGCGGCGCCTACCGGCTCACCGCAGGCCGGTGCCCCACCACGACCGGCCAGGCCATGGTCAGCGCGGCCGACGCGACGAGGCTGGCGATCGTCGTGGGCGGGAAGATCACGTTCAGCCTGGCGCGGGCACCGCGGACGGTCGTCACGGTGGTCGGCCTCTACGACGCGGAAGCCTCGACGACGGCCGACCTCACCCGTCCCGGGACCCCGGCCGGCGTGGCGACCGGGGTCGAGGCGGACCCGCTGGTGCTGACCGCGCCCCAGGCGGAGAAGCTCCCCCTGGCGGTGGACATCACCGTCCGGATGACCCTCCGACCCGGGCTGGCCGTGGGCGACGTCCCCGTGGTGCAGAGCTCGGTCGAGCAGCTCAAGACCGCCACCAACGCCCAGGACCGGGTGCTCGAGGTGCAGAGCGAGCTGCCGGACGTGCTCGACCGGGTCGACACCCAGGCGTCCGCGGCCCAGGTGCTCATCCTGGTCACCGACGTCCAGGCGGTCTTCCTGGCCCTGTTCGCGCTGGCGATCGTCCTCCAGCGGATCGGCCGGGTCCGGGCCGGCGAGTGGAGCGTCGGCCGGCTGCGCGGGGTGCCGCGAGGGCGCTGGCTGCGGTCCATCTTCACCGAGCCGTTCCTGGCCATCCTCGTCGGGCTCCCGCTCGGTTTCGCCGCGGGAGCGGCCGTCGGCCGGCTGGGTGCACGGCTCGTCCTGCGCGCGGGCACGCCGGTCGAGCCGTGGCGCTGGCCGGTCGTCGTCGCCGCCCTCGGCACGGCCGTCATCGCCGTCGCCGCCCTGGTCGCGGTCAGCCTGCCAAGCATCCGTCGCCCGCTGGCCCAGCTGGTGCAGCAGGAGTCCGAGGCGCGGCGGTTGACGACGGCCGGCGCGGTGGTGCAGACCGGGGTGCACCTGCTCGCTGCGGCCACCCTCTACCAGCTCGTGACCGGCGGTCGGCTCAGCACGACCGGTCCGCAGCTGGGCCTGCTCGCCCCCGGCCTGTTCGCCCTGGCCGTCGCCCTCGCCTCCGTACGACTGGCCGTGGTGGTGGTCCGCCGGGTCACCACCCGCCCACCACGGGGGCTCGCGGCCCTGGTGGTCGGACGACACGCCGCCCGCACGCCGTCCTCGCTCAACCCGGCCATGGTCATCGCCGTCGGGGTCGCGCTGGCGGTGTTCGCCAGCCAGGTGCTCGCGTTCTCCGAGCGCAACCAGGGTCTGCGGGCCGACGCCGTCACCGGGGCGAGCGCGGTGCTGGGTGTGTCCGTCGCGCCGGACGTCGACCTGCTCGCGGCCGTCCGGGCTGCGGACCCCGACGGCCGGCAGGCCATGGCGGTGCAGCAGAGCACGGTCGTCGCCTCCAACGGCACCGCGCGGATCCTCGCGGTGGACAGCTCCCGCCTGGCGGCCGTGTCCCGCTGGTCGACGGCGTGGTCCGGGGTCGCCGACCTGGGCGCCGCCCTCAGGGCGGACCAGCGAGCCCCGATCCTGCTCCGGGGGGAGCGGGTCGAGGTCGACCTGGCCCAGGTCCAGGTGCGCCTGCTCCCCGGCACGGCCAGTGCGGCAGACCCGCCGAGTCCGCCCGACCTCGCGCTGACCGTGGAGGCGGCGGGACGCTGGCGGACCGTCAAGCTGGGACCGTTGCGGCGTTCGGCGAGCCGGCAGCACCTGACGGCGGCGTTGCCGTGCGCGACGTCCTGCCGGGTGGTCTCGCTGGGCCTCGCGGCCGCTGCGGGCACTCCGTACCGGGCCACGTTCACCGTGACCGCCGTGGCCACCGACGCCCTGCCTGCGGCGGACTCGGCCGGCTGGCTGCAGCTCCGGCAGGGCTGGCACGCCCAGACGGTGGACGACACCCAACCCGAACCCACCTCGATGGCGACACCGGCGCCGTCGACGCGCGGCCTCACCCTGGGGGCGTTCGACCTCGAGGGCGAGAGCCTGACCGCGGTCGCCCCGGGTGACACGGTGGACCCGCTGCCGGCCGTGCTCGGACCCACCACCTCGGACACCCCGGTGCCCGGGCGCCCCGGCTCGATCAACGGCCTCGGGCTGGACGGGCAGGACCAGCGACTGGCCGTGGTCGGCACCGCCGCCGTGCTCCCCCGGTGGCTGGATGACGGCGTCCTGGTGGACCTGGGCGTCGCCCGGAACCTGTCCGACCCGTCCAGGAGCCAGATGCTCGACCAGGTGTGGCTGGCGCCGGGTGCAACGCCAGAGCTCGAGCAGCGGCTGGCGGCGAACGGGGTCCGGGTGCAGAGCCGCGAGCTGCTCGGCTCCGCCCGGAGCGCCCTGGAGCGGCAGGCCACCACCCGAGGAGCTGCGGTGGCGGTGGTCATCAGCGCCGTCGCGCTGCTGCTCAGCCTGGTCGCGCTGGTGGCGGCACGCTGGACCGATGCGGGTCGGCGCCGCGCCGACTGGCGGGCGCTCCGCGAGGGCGGGGTCGGGCCGCGGCGGCTGCGCCGGCTCGCGAGGACCGAGATCGCCGTGCCCGCCCTCCTGGCGGTGGCGGTCGGGCTGCTGAGCGGCGCCGTCGCCGCCCGCATCGCCGGACCCCGGTTGCCCGTCGTCGACGCCGCCGCCCCCGGACCGCCGCTGGACCTGCAGCTCGACTGGTGGCCGGTCCTGCTGCTGGGGGCGGGCGCCGTCCTCGTCATCGGGGTGGTCGCCGAGATCGGCGCACGCGCCGAGGTCCGAGCCGAGGAGGGGCCGTGA